A stretch of the Archangium violaceum genome encodes the following:
- a CDS encoding tetratricopeptide repeat protein: MHRLLLLLALVLALPSSAQSARALNTEGFRLYQEGKYPEALEKFEAAARADPKHALAHYNVAATLGVLRKRGEICQYSAHRETILERLNTSIRLDPRRLARAKEDADLEPIRDTVGWQRLLGRSPAKQRDVPELLRRVTWYSPGEGVYGSTRKLTFSDGQRVVLWRRIIDDDANPGRTEEVSGTYTLKGRAITLTFPGRKPLAGKMTPKGVLQFEELGTFLDSPSECEA; this comes from the coding sequence ATGCACCGCCTGTTGCTCCTGCTCGCCCTCGTCCTCGCCCTCCCCTCGTCCGCCCAGTCGGCCCGTGCCCTCAACACCGAGGGGTTCCGCCTCTATCAGGAGGGTAAGTACCCCGAAGCACTGGAGAAATTCGAGGCCGCCGCCAGGGCCGACCCCAAGCACGCCCTGGCCCACTACAACGTGGCCGCCACCCTGGGCGTGCTGCGCAAGAGGGGGGAGATCTGCCAGTACTCCGCTCACCGGGAGACGATCCTCGAGCGGTTGAACACCTCCATCCGGTTGGATCCCCGCCGGCTCGCCCGGGCCAAGGAGGACGCGGACCTGGAGCCCATCCGTGACACGGTGGGCTGGCAGCGCCTCCTGGGCCGCTCCCCCGCGAAGCAGCGCGATGTGCCGGAGCTCCTCCGCCGGGTGACCTGGTACTCCCCCGGCGAGGGCGTCTACGGCTCCACCCGGAAGCTCACCTTCTCCGACGGGCAGCGCGTCGTCCTGTGGCGGAGGATCATCGACGACGACGCCAACCCGGGCCGCACCGAGGAGGTGTCCGGGACGTACACCCTCAAGGGGCGCGCCATCACCCTGACCTTCCCGGGAAGGAAGCCCCTTGCTGGGAAGATGACACCCAAGGGGGTGCTGCAATTCGAGGAGCTGGGAACGTTCCTCGACTCACCCTCCGAGTGCGAGGCGTAG
- a CDS encoding ArsA family ATPase — protein MSDARVLHFFGGKGGVGKTTLAAAYALRLADEAPKEKVLLVSLDPVRSLSDLLKKKLTGKPTKVEEEGEAAKEPKPETKAKGKAVKGKADGGVWAMEVEPAALAKSFLAKYVPALQKVAMKGTHLSDEELGKLYGQATPGLEELLGLLHVLELLESGEFDRVVVDTAPTSHTLRLFDMPVGLRKFLGLVKAGADRAAGGKGKKAPVAAEELAFLEEFAARAEKLLAALKDPARLAFHLVALAEPVPEAQTRMYFAQLRERGIPVVEVVVNQVEDKEGCTACLGRRGLQAPHVRKYQAMDKNVPVHLVGRREVAPRGLELLKPFAKEWASGKETKSLEFAASEGPPALVRAPSMPPIAAPPLPPTRLIFFVGQGGVGKSSCAAAAAVTLTEKEGPVLLISTDPAHSLSDVLQSRLTDVETQVKGTKGLYARELDMAGWFNNLRKRWKEKAEKAFEGAPKTGNDVPLDLLLFRNLLDAAPPGIDELAAMSCLTDALVQERFKRIVVDSAPMVSSMRVVELADTAKAWFTALHGVLSKHKAKGLGELADDMAAFLKHVKRFEDALASPNESRFVVVTRGEELATARSERLVEYLKERKLQVERVLVNRVGPKADCPKCENRRKNELNAAKAIEKKIGLPVTVAPALGRHPAGLRELKAFRTAWYALSATAKTKAA, from the coding sequence ATGAGCGACGCGCGAGTTCTTCACTTCTTCGGCGGCAAGGGCGGGGTGGGCAAGACCACGCTCGCGGCGGCGTACGCGCTGCGGCTCGCGGATGAAGCGCCCAAGGAGAAGGTGCTGCTCGTCTCGTTGGATCCAGTGCGCTCGTTGTCGGATCTCCTGAAGAAGAAGCTGACGGGAAAGCCGACGAAGGTGGAGGAGGAGGGGGAGGCCGCCAAGGAGCCCAAGCCGGAGACGAAGGCCAAGGGCAAGGCGGTGAAGGGCAAGGCGGACGGGGGCGTGTGGGCGATGGAGGTGGAGCCCGCCGCGCTGGCCAAGAGTTTCCTGGCGAAGTACGTGCCCGCGCTGCAGAAGGTGGCGATGAAGGGCACGCATCTGTCGGACGAGGAGCTGGGCAAGCTGTACGGCCAGGCCACGCCGGGGCTGGAGGAGCTGTTGGGGCTCCTGCACGTGTTGGAGCTGCTGGAGAGCGGTGAGTTCGATCGGGTGGTGGTGGACACGGCGCCCACCAGCCACACGCTGCGCCTCTTCGACATGCCGGTGGGGCTGCGCAAGTTCCTGGGCCTGGTGAAGGCGGGGGCGGATCGAGCCGCGGGCGGCAAGGGCAAGAAGGCCCCGGTCGCGGCGGAGGAGCTGGCGTTCCTCGAGGAGTTCGCGGCCCGGGCGGAGAAGCTGCTGGCGGCGCTGAAGGATCCGGCGCGCTTGGCCTTCCACCTGGTGGCGCTGGCGGAGCCGGTGCCCGAGGCCCAGACGCGCATGTACTTCGCGCAGCTGCGCGAGCGCGGCATTCCGGTGGTCGAGGTGGTGGTGAACCAGGTGGAGGACAAGGAAGGCTGTACGGCCTGCCTGGGTCGCCGCGGGCTTCAGGCGCCACACGTGCGCAAGTACCAGGCGATGGACAAGAACGTGCCGGTGCACCTGGTGGGCCGGCGCGAGGTGGCGCCCCGGGGCCTGGAGCTGCTCAAGCCGTTCGCGAAGGAGTGGGCGAGCGGCAAGGAGACGAAGTCGCTGGAGTTCGCCGCGTCCGAGGGCCCGCCGGCCCTGGTGCGCGCCCCGTCCATGCCGCCCATCGCGGCGCCGCCGCTGCCTCCCACGCGGCTCATCTTCTTCGTGGGCCAGGGTGGAGTGGGGAAGAGCTCGTGCGCGGCCGCCGCGGCGGTGACGCTGACGGAGAAGGAGGGGCCGGTGCTCCTCATCTCCACGGATCCGGCGCACTCGCTGTCGGACGTGCTGCAGAGCCGGCTGACGGACGTGGAGACGCAGGTGAAGGGCACCAAGGGCCTGTACGCGCGCGAGCTCGACATGGCCGGCTGGTTCAACAACCTGCGCAAGCGCTGGAAGGAGAAGGCGGAGAAGGCCTTCGAGGGCGCGCCGAAGACGGGCAACGACGTGCCGTTGGATCTGCTGCTGTTCCGCAACCTGCTGGACGCGGCGCCTCCGGGCATCGACGAGCTGGCCGCCATGTCGTGTCTGACGGACGCACTGGTGCAGGAGCGCTTCAAGCGGATCGTGGTGGACTCGGCGCCCATGGTGAGCTCCATGCGCGTGGTGGAGCTGGCGGACACGGCGAAGGCCTGGTTCACGGCGCTGCACGGCGTGCTGTCCAAGCACAAGGCGAAGGGCCTGGGCGAGCTGGCCGACGACATGGCCGCCTTCCTCAAGCACGTGAAGCGCTTCGAGGACGCGCTGGCCTCGCCGAACGAGTCGCGCTTCGTGGTGGTGACGCGGGGTGAGGAGCTGGCGACGGCGCGCTCGGAGCGGCTGGTGGAGTACCTGAAGGAGCGCAAGCTCCAGGTGGAGCGCGTGCTGGTGAACCGGGTGGGTCCGAAGGCGGACTGCCCCAAGTGCGAGAACCGCCGGAAGAACGAGCTCAACGCGGCGAAGGCGATCGAGAAGAAGATCGGTCTGCCCGTGACGGTGGCACCCGCCCTGGGTCGTCACCCAGCGGGTCTGCGCGAGCTGAAGGCCTTCCGCACGGCCTGGTACGCGCTGAGCGCCACCGCGAAGACGAAGGCGGCCTGA
- the nla6 gene encoding enhancer binding protein Nla6: MGSARILTVDDERDTCEALAEMLTAWGHKVETAFDAHDALRKAGEFRPDVVLSDLAMPETDGLGLLRALRDELPDCPVVFLTGHGTIDGAVEAIREGAYDFIVKPLDTARLKVCIDRALEKKETMREVQGLRRRLKQLGSSDFIGQSSAMRKVFELIEKVAPSKASVAITGESGTGKEVVARAIHNLSQRRDKPFIAINCASIPATLIESEIFGHEKGAFTGADQRRPGVFELAHGGTLFLDELGEIPIELQAKLLRVLEESKLRRLGGKVELEVDVRVLCATNRDLRKEIEAKRFREDLYFRLNVFQVHLPPLRERREDVPILVQYFVEKFRGDSAKRVTGVHPDAMEILKNHEWPGNIRELRNAVERAVILCDGELIMREHLPPDMAGKSPERHTFRLPYGLSLDAVEREYILGSLQRNGNNKARTAEILGVSEKTLYNKLNRYAAEARGQAPGSKGSEGNALSSHAGPSLGNTPEIR, encoded by the coding sequence GTGGGCAGCGCGCGAATTCTGACCGTGGACGACGAGCGCGATACTTGCGAAGCGCTGGCGGAGATGTTGACCGCCTGGGGCCACAAGGTGGAGACCGCGTTCGATGCGCACGACGCCCTGCGCAAGGCCGGCGAGTTCCGGCCGGACGTGGTCCTGTCCGACCTGGCCATGCCGGAGACGGATGGTCTGGGTCTCCTGCGGGCACTGCGTGACGAGTTGCCGGATTGTCCGGTGGTGTTCCTCACGGGCCATGGGACCATCGATGGCGCGGTGGAGGCGATCCGCGAGGGCGCCTATGACTTCATCGTCAAGCCGCTCGACACCGCGCGGTTGAAGGTCTGCATCGACCGGGCGCTGGAGAAGAAGGAGACCATGCGCGAGGTGCAGGGGCTGCGCCGGCGCCTCAAGCAGCTCGGCTCCTCGGACTTCATCGGCCAGTCCTCGGCCATGCGCAAGGTGTTCGAGCTCATCGAGAAGGTGGCCCCCTCCAAGGCGAGCGTGGCCATCACCGGTGAGTCCGGTACGGGCAAGGAGGTGGTGGCGCGCGCCATCCACAACCTGTCGCAGCGCCGCGACAAGCCCTTCATCGCCATCAACTGCGCCTCCATCCCGGCCACGCTGATCGAGTCGGAGATCTTCGGCCACGAGAAGGGCGCCTTCACCGGCGCGGATCAGCGCCGGCCCGGCGTCTTCGAGCTCGCCCACGGCGGCACGCTCTTCCTGGACGAGCTGGGTGAGATTCCCATCGAGCTCCAGGCCAAGCTCCTGCGCGTGCTGGAGGAGAGCAAGCTGCGGCGTCTGGGCGGCAAGGTGGAGCTCGAGGTGGACGTGCGCGTGCTGTGCGCCACCAACCGCGATCTGCGCAAGGAGATCGAGGCCAAGCGCTTCCGCGAGGATCTCTACTTCCGCCTCAACGTCTTCCAGGTGCACCTGCCGCCCCTGCGCGAGCGGCGCGAGGACGTGCCCATCCTGGTGCAGTACTTCGTGGAGAAGTTCCGCGGGGACTCGGCCAAGCGCGTGACGGGCGTGCACCCGGACGCGATGGAGATCCTCAAGAACCACGAGTGGCCGGGCAACATCCGCGAGCTGCGCAACGCCGTGGAGCGCGCCGTGATCCTCTGCGATGGCGAGCTCATCATGCGCGAGCACCTGCCCCCCGACATGGCGGGCAAGAGCCCCGAGCGCCACACCTTCCGCCTGCCCTACGGGCTGTCGCTCGACGCGGTGGAGCGCGAGTACATCCTCGGCAGCCTCCAGCGGAACGGGAACAACAAGGCCCGGACGGCGGAGATCCTCGGCGTGAGCGAGAAGACGCTCTACAACAAGCTCAACCGCTACGCGGCCGAGGCCCGGGGGCAGGCTCCCGGCTCCAAGGGCTCCGAGGGGAACGCTTTATCCAGCCACGCGGGCCCCTCGCTGGGCAACACCCCGGAAATCCGCTGA